In Pungitius pungitius chromosome 2, fPunPun2.1, whole genome shotgun sequence, a single window of DNA contains:
- the ptprr gene encoding receptor-type tyrosine-protein phosphatase R isoform X2, producing MIRSGSFSPSVLREKLPVLDREEPQCLHLPLYLAVDVRRLSVSLLRWFREGVAAALGVPAGHVHINRLNEEKNSIELFVSSDRLGISEPRPAEEVIRSLNVRVLHRHLGHFGITEVSTEKNVLQGEQRDHVWTREGFYTVVLFFTVFVIVVTCLMVLFRLKEKVQVSETQLKAPPPDLHPTVLQDHGQRSKGTKVVTSERMVQAELPPTVATPTRLQQQPSSACRRLAPPPATPLPRSAPFPASSDHAPLASVAPATPLPELKPCPSPFRMKPAAGLQERRGSNVSLSLDMSALGSVEPLSAVAVVTPREAGARYLLAAGRPLTRQQLRDAAGDPQRLHAEFAEIPMNFIDPKELDVPYHGTKNRYKTIVPNPHSRVILKSKSDPLSSYINANYIRGYLGNEKAFIATQGPMVNTVNDFWLMAWQEEAPVVVMITKLKEKNEKCVLYWPERRGIYGKVEVLVTGLRECEHYTARSLTLKCGNQTRGVQHYWYTAWPDHKTPDATMPLLQLMSDVEAERRAAGPVIVHCSAGIGRTGCFIATTIGCQQLQREGGVDVLSITCQLRADRGGMIQTGEQYEFVHHALSLFEARLSSETGQ from the exons ATGATTAGATCAGGAAGCTTCTCTCCGAGTGTTCTGAGGGAAAAGCTTCCTGTGCTCGACAGGGAGGAACCACAATGTTTACACCTCCCCTTG TATCTGGCTGTGGACGTGAGGAGGCTGAGCGTCAGTCTTCTTCGGTGGTTTCGGGAAGGCGTGGCGGCGGCGCTGGGCGTCCCTGCAGGACACGTGCACATCAACCGGCTGAAT gaggagaagaacagcATCGAGCTCTTCGTGTCCTCTGATAGGCTGGGCATCTCGGAGCCCCGCCCCGCCGAGGAGGTCATCCGATCCCTGAACGTCAGGGTCCTGCACCGCCACCTGGGACACTTCGGCATCACCGAGGTCTCCACCGAG AAGAACGTCCTGCAGGGCGAGCAGAGGGACCACGTGTGGACCAGAGAAGGTTTTTACACCGTCGTCCTCTTCTTCACCGTCTTCGTCATCGTCGTCACCTGCTTGATG GTTTTGTTCCGACTCAAAGAGAAGGTCCAGGTTTCTGAGACACAGCTGAAAGCTCCGCCCCCTGACCTCCACCCGACCGTCCTCCAAGACCACggccagaggtcaaagggcaccAAG GTTGTGACGTCAGAAAGAATGGTCCAAGCTGAGCTCCCTCCAACGGTAGCCACGCCCACtcgcctgcagcagcagccaagCTCCGCCTGCCGGCGCCTAGCTCCGCCCCCCGCCACCCCGCTGCCCCG CTCCGCCCCTTTCCCAGCAAGCAGCGACCACGCCCCTCTGGCCAGCGTTGCCCCGGCGACGCCGCTCCCCGAGCTGAAGCCCTGCCCCTCTCCCTTCAGGATGAAGCCTGCGGCCGGACTGCAAGAGAG GCGAGGCTCCAACGTGTCCCTGTCCCTGGACATGTCGGCCCTGGGCTCCGTGGAGCCCCTCAGCgcggttgccgtggtgacgcCCCGGGAGGCGGGGGCCAGGTACCTGCTGGCGGCCGGCCGGCCTCTGACGCGGCAGCAGCTCCGCGACGCGGCCGGCGACCCGCAGCGGCTCCACGCCGAGTTCGCC GAAATTCCCATGAATTTCATTGATCCCAAGGAGCTTGATGTTCCATATCATGGCACCAAGAACAGATACAAGACCATTGTGCCCA ATCCTCATTCCAGAGTCATCCTCAAGTCGAAGAGCGACCCGCTCAGCTCCTACATCAACGCCAACTACATCCGG GGTTACCTAGGCAACGAGAAGGCCTTCATCGCCACGCAGGGTCCCATGGTGAACACGGTGAACGACTTCTGGCTGATGGCCTGGCAGGAGGAGGCGCCCGTGGTCGTCATGATCACCAAACTGAAGGAGAAGAACGag aaGTGCGTCCTGTACTGGCCTGAGAGGAGGGGCATCTACGGGAAGGTGGAGGTGCTGGTGACGGGCCTGAGGGAGTGTGAGCACTACACCGCCCGCAGCCTCACCCTCAAG TGCGGGAATCAAACGCGCGGCGTGCAGCACTACTGGTACACGGCGTGGCCCGACCACAAAACCCCCGACGCCACCATGCCGCTGCTGCAGCTGATGTCCGACGTGGAGGCGGAGCGACGGGCCGCGGGGCCGGTGATCGTCCACTgcag CGCCGGGATTGGCCGGACAGGCTGCTTCATTGCCACGACGATAGGAtgtcagcagctgcagagggagggaggggtcgacGTTCTGAGCATCACCTGCCAGCTCCgagcagacag AGGTGGTATGATCCAGACAGGTGAGCAGTACGAGTTCGTGCATCACGCCCTGAGTCTGTTCGAGGCCCGCCTCTCATCAGAAACCGGCCAATGA
- the ptprr gene encoding receptor-type tyrosine-protein phosphatase R isoform X1, with protein MTRTLSFTRHQRPRGEKLAGRMLCRTRTTLLFWCLTWSPLLISESSSVDHQLHLFPPRDSRRLPPSRHPPDDLNPPRHVGRVFDTHLQRHHGRPARLAKVTPSALLGSGELRGLALLERPHAAVSARHLVTVYLAVDVRRLSVSLLRWFREGVAAALGVPAGHVHINRLNEEKNSIELFVSSDRLGISEPRPAEEVIRSLNVRVLHRHLGHFGITEVSTEKNVLQGEQRDHVWTREGFYTVVLFFTVFVIVVTCLMVLFRLKEKVQVSETQLKAPPPDLHPTVLQDHGQRSKGTKVVTSERMVQAELPPTVATPTRLQQQPSSACRRLAPPPATPLPRSAPFPASSDHAPLASVAPATPLPELKPCPSPFRMKPAAGLQERRGSNVSLSLDMSALGSVEPLSAVAVVTPREAGARYLLAAGRPLTRQQLRDAAGDPQRLHAEFAEIPMNFIDPKELDVPYHGTKNRYKTIVPNPHSRVILKSKSDPLSSYINANYIRGYLGNEKAFIATQGPMVNTVNDFWLMAWQEEAPVVVMITKLKEKNEKCVLYWPERRGIYGKVEVLVTGLRECEHYTARSLTLKCGNQTRGVQHYWYTAWPDHKTPDATMPLLQLMSDVEAERRAAGPVIVHCSAGIGRTGCFIATTIGCQQLQREGGVDVLSITCQLRADRGGMIQTGEQYEFVHHALSLFEARLSSETGQ; from the exons ATGACGCGCACGCTCTCGTTCACGCGCCACCAACGTCCCCGCGGAGAGAAGCTCGCAGGAAGGATGCTCTGCAGGACGCGGACCACGCTCCTCTTCTGGTGCCTCACATGGAGCCCGCTGCTGATCTCAG AATCGTCTTCTGTCGACCACCAGCTTCATCTTTTCCCTCCTCGAGACTCCAGGCGTCTTCCTCCATCCCGACACCCCCCAGACGACCTGAACCCTCCACGCCATGTGGGCCGCGTGTTCGACACCCATCTCCAGCGTCACCATGGGCGCCCAGCCCGGTTAGCCAAAGTGACGCCATCCGCCCTCCTGGGGTCCGGCGAGCTGCGCGGCCTCGCTCTGCTGGAGCGGCCTCACGCCGCCGTGTCCGCACGCCACCTGGTTACCGTG TATCTGGCTGTGGACGTGAGGAGGCTGAGCGTCAGTCTTCTTCGGTGGTTTCGGGAAGGCGTGGCGGCGGCGCTGGGCGTCCCTGCAGGACACGTGCACATCAACCGGCTGAAT gaggagaagaacagcATCGAGCTCTTCGTGTCCTCTGATAGGCTGGGCATCTCGGAGCCCCGCCCCGCCGAGGAGGTCATCCGATCCCTGAACGTCAGGGTCCTGCACCGCCACCTGGGACACTTCGGCATCACCGAGGTCTCCACCGAG AAGAACGTCCTGCAGGGCGAGCAGAGGGACCACGTGTGGACCAGAGAAGGTTTTTACACCGTCGTCCTCTTCTTCACCGTCTTCGTCATCGTCGTCACCTGCTTGATG GTTTTGTTCCGACTCAAAGAGAAGGTCCAGGTTTCTGAGACACAGCTGAAAGCTCCGCCCCCTGACCTCCACCCGACCGTCCTCCAAGACCACggccagaggtcaaagggcaccAAG GTTGTGACGTCAGAAAGAATGGTCCAAGCTGAGCTCCCTCCAACGGTAGCCACGCCCACtcgcctgcagcagcagccaagCTCCGCCTGCCGGCGCCTAGCTCCGCCCCCCGCCACCCCGCTGCCCCG CTCCGCCCCTTTCCCAGCAAGCAGCGACCACGCCCCTCTGGCCAGCGTTGCCCCGGCGACGCCGCTCCCCGAGCTGAAGCCCTGCCCCTCTCCCTTCAGGATGAAGCCTGCGGCCGGACTGCAAGAGAG GCGAGGCTCCAACGTGTCCCTGTCCCTGGACATGTCGGCCCTGGGCTCCGTGGAGCCCCTCAGCgcggttgccgtggtgacgcCCCGGGAGGCGGGGGCCAGGTACCTGCTGGCGGCCGGCCGGCCTCTGACGCGGCAGCAGCTCCGCGACGCGGCCGGCGACCCGCAGCGGCTCCACGCCGAGTTCGCC GAAATTCCCATGAATTTCATTGATCCCAAGGAGCTTGATGTTCCATATCATGGCACCAAGAACAGATACAAGACCATTGTGCCCA ATCCTCATTCCAGAGTCATCCTCAAGTCGAAGAGCGACCCGCTCAGCTCCTACATCAACGCCAACTACATCCGG GGTTACCTAGGCAACGAGAAGGCCTTCATCGCCACGCAGGGTCCCATGGTGAACACGGTGAACGACTTCTGGCTGATGGCCTGGCAGGAGGAGGCGCCCGTGGTCGTCATGATCACCAAACTGAAGGAGAAGAACGag aaGTGCGTCCTGTACTGGCCTGAGAGGAGGGGCATCTACGGGAAGGTGGAGGTGCTGGTGACGGGCCTGAGGGAGTGTGAGCACTACACCGCCCGCAGCCTCACCCTCAAG TGCGGGAATCAAACGCGCGGCGTGCAGCACTACTGGTACACGGCGTGGCCCGACCACAAAACCCCCGACGCCACCATGCCGCTGCTGCAGCTGATGTCCGACGTGGAGGCGGAGCGACGGGCCGCGGGGCCGGTGATCGTCCACTgcag CGCCGGGATTGGCCGGACAGGCTGCTTCATTGCCACGACGATAGGAtgtcagcagctgcagagggagggaggggtcgacGTTCTGAGCATCACCTGCCAGCTCCgagcagacag AGGTGGTATGATCCAGACAGGTGAGCAGTACGAGTTCGTGCATCACGCCCTGAGTCTGTTCGAGGCCCGCCTCTCATCAGAAACCGGCCAATGA
- the LOC119210138 gene encoding tetraspanin-8-like gives MASVNTCLKLIFTIFNIFFAIVGGVIIGVALLFQVVTSINGGENLEGRPTILIILYTLGAITMVIAILGAYGAHREKQACLIVFLVCMVIGSLMMLRAGVTAIYGHPQEERRLEERFRELLPLDKAPENIQYIADRLQTQLHCCGLFSYSDWEDNVPDSCLCDPQTEECLSLTYSDMLLHRKSVYAKTCFPTIAHFFRLILNIFMGVDFTLAALALLGMVLSSTIIHQMRYPGRSTLLMTVPAIFTLPPPKYQELHNPPGY, from the exons ATGGCTTCGGTCAACACCTGCCTCAAACTCATCTTCACCATCTTCAACATCTTCTTCGCG atcgTTGGCGGTGTCATCATCGGGGTCGCGCTGCTCTTTCAAGTCGTCACCAGCATCAACGGAGGAGAAAAC ctggaggGTCGGCCCaccatcctcatcatcctctaCACTCTGGGTGCCATCACCATGGTGATCGCCATCCTGGGGGCCTACGGCGCCCACCGGGAGAAACAGGCGTGTCTGATTGTG TTCCTGGTGTGTATGGTCATCGGGAGTCTGATGATGCTCCGAGCCGGAGTCACCGCCATTTACGGCCATCCCCAG GAGGAGCGCAGGCTGGAGGAGCGTTTCCGTGAGCTTCTGCCTCTGGACAAAGCTCCAGAGAACATTCAGTACATAGcagacaggctgcagacacag CTGCACTGCTGTGGGCTGTTCAGCTACTCGGACTGGGAGGACAACGTCCCCGACAGCTGCCTGTGTGACCCGCAGACGGAGGAGTGTCTGTCGCTCACCTACTCT GACATGCTGCTGCACAGGAAGTCCGTCTACGCCAAG acctGCTTCCCCACCATCGCCCACTTCTTCAGGCTGATCCTGAACATCTTCATGGGGGTCGACTTCACGCTGGCTGCCTTGGCG ctgctgggCATGGTGCtgtcctccaccatcatccaCCAGATGCGTTACCCGGGCCGCTCCACCCTCCTGATGACGGTGCCGGCCATCTTCACCTTGCCTCCACCCAAATACCAGGAGCTGCACAACCCCCCCGGATACTAG
- the rab21 gene encoding ras-related protein Rab-21 — protein MAAGGTGGRTYSFKVVLLGEGCVGKTSLVLRYCENKFNDKHITTLQASFLTKKLNITGKRVNLAIWDTAGQERFHALGPIYYRDSNGAVLVYDITDEDSFQKVKSWVKELRKMLGNDICLCIVGNKIDLDKERHVSVEEAESYAESVGAKHYHSSAKLNKGIEELFLDLCKRMMETAQAEERLKGNGASQSASSRRGVQIVDDEPQAMPAGGCCSSG, from the exons ATGGCGGCCGGGGGGACGGGCGGCAGAACCTACTCCTTCAAGGTGGTTTTACTCGGGGAAGGCTGCGTGGGAAAGACGTCGCTGGTGCTGCGGTACTGCGAGAACAAATTCAACGACAAACACATCACTACTCTACAG gcgTCGTTCCTCACAAAGAAGCTCAACATCACAGGAAAGAGAGTAAACTTGGCCATCTGG GACACTGCGGGTCAGGAGCGTTTTCACGCTTTAGGTCCGATCTACTACAGAGACTCAAACGGAGCAGTACTAGTGTACGACATCACGGACGAGGACTCCTTTCAGAAG GTGAAGAGCTGGGTGAAGGAGTTGAGGAAAATGTTGGGGAATGACATTTGTTTGTGTATAGTAG gTAATAAAATAGATTTGGACAAAGAACGACACGTTTCAGTGGAGGAGGCCGAGAG TTACGCAGAGTCCGTCGGAGCCAAACATTACCACTCGTCAGCCAAGTTAAATAAAGGAATCGAGGAGCTTTTCCTGGATCTCTGTAAAC GGATGATGGAGACGGCTCAGGCCGAGGAGAGGTTGAAGGGCAACGGAGCCAGCCAATCGGCATCGAGTAGGCGGGGCGTACAGATCGTGGACGACGAACCACAGGCCATGCCCGCTGGAGGATGCTGCTCCTctggctaa